The proteins below are encoded in one region of Styela clava chromosome 4, kaStyClav1.hap1.2, whole genome shotgun sequence:
- the LOC144421959 gene encoding kallikrein-12-like, whose product MTLLVPPPIFTSIAGPKIAAGVLMLFGFLMTGNVYQPPEDMNYQNLTDDLTVAFNKFTRCGVKNEDFSSAKFRSGLKNARILGGKNAENWPWMIYLLQNDEHRCGGTLINSKWIVTAAHCIAFPNEPERYKVILGEHNISTFSGNQRMSSIASIRRHQKFNAVNYDHDIALLKLKNPVIFNKHILPACLPDQGFPTDATNTISMESAFTGKKCVVLGWGKTENNNDQEPKIKVLQELEVSVLPRVLCTSITEEKNSGEYNNIIVKANSTKFCAGGYPGEDTCDGDSGGPLLCRDNNGKFNLHGITSYGPTPCGQSGLPGIYTQISGYRDWIDSNMK is encoded by the exons ATGACTCTATTGGTGCCACCTCCTATTTTTACCTCTATAGCGGGGCCAAAAATTGCAGCCGGTGTACTTATGCTCTTTGGATTTCTAATGACTGGAAACGTTTATCAACCTCCTGAAGATATGAACTACCAAAATCTGACTGATGATTTGACCGTTGCTTTTAATAAATTCACTAGATGCGGGGTGAAAAATGAAG atttttcatCGGCAAAATTTCGTTCGGGACTCAAAAATGCACGAATTCTTG GAGGCAAAAATGCAGAAAATTGGCCATGGATGATATATTTATTGCAAAACGACGAACACAGATGTGGTGGAACATTAATTAATTCCAAATGGATTGTTACTGCTGCACATTGTATTGCGTT tCCTAATGAACCAGAAAGGTACAAAGTAATTCTCGGAGAACATAACATTTCCACATTCAGTGGAAATCAAAGGATGTCTAGTATCGCTTCCATCAGAAGACACCAAAAATTTAATGCTGTCAACTACGACCATGATATTGCATTACTAAAG CTTAAAAACCctgtaatattcaataaacacaTATTGCCAGCATGTTTACCAGACCAAGGATTTCCAACTGATGCGACAAATACTATATCAATGGAATCAGCATTTACTGGGAAAAAATGTGTTGTCTTAGGTTGGGGGAAAACAG aaaacAACAACGACCAAGAACCAAAAATCAAGGTCCTTCAAGAATTAGAAGTTTCCGTTCTACCTCGAGTATTGTGTACGTCAATAACAGAAGAAAAAAATTCGGGAGAATATAATAACATTATAGTGAAAGCAAATTCTACAAAATTCTGTGCTGGAGGATATCCTGGCGAAGACACATGTGAC GGTGACAGTGGTGGTCCTTTACTGTGTCGTGATAATAACGGAAAGTTCAATTTGCATGGTATAACTTCATACGGCCCAACACCATGCGGACAAAGTGGGCTACCGGGAATATACACCCAG ATATCAGGATATCGTGACTGGATTGATTCAAACATGAAATAA
- the LOC120325852 gene encoding dynein regulatory complex protein 10-like — translation MTEVLTVQHTRDVGAGVLLPPLNLKSKKSNRTRSGSANSQQGVAAALRILDPARKKLGTVETQRIIACLDETIRRHELLAILPTITLQLARFSVSLGNELVAAIQTHKEKCALLEDVTKYSKDSEKLEKLRLEVSESCKNVMREFSLNPAVATALRRDLILESTEQIITHQDAKIIEALKELRAIMLELLLTTPAEESDRSSYLDQVSKREKQNSTVINKLQAQLDSAIEDKEQETSKKTETIRRLKNDLFQIEQFSEEHIRRTKTESDKQQASDTRNSDAKQSKLKSDIDQVQDQFSRMLQENREVEQGLRKRKYKIETEVENWIQKYDQDMGDRQNEYEQIDKVYTEEKKQLSELEEKFKVLEEEYNKIMEERRIAREKREQEERELAANIKAAVTIQAYFRAYKVRKALKNKSKKGGKKGGKKKGKK, via the exons ATGACGGAAGTTCTTACAGTTCAACACACAAGAGATGTTGGTGCGGGTGTTTTGCTTCCGCCGCTCAACTTGAAGAGCAAGAAGTCAAACAGGACCAGGAGTGGAAGCGCCAACAGCCAACAG GGTGTAGCTGCTGCCTTACGTATTCTTGATCCAGCAAGAAAAAAGTTGGGAACTGTGGAAACCCAACGAATTATTGCTTGCCTTGATGAAACAATTAGACGACATGAACTTCTTGCAATTCTTCCGACTATCACTTTGCAACTCGCAAGATTCAGTGTTTCCTTAGGGAATGAGCTTGTTGCAGCAATTCAGACACACAA agaAAAATGCGCCCTACTCGAAGATGTCACCAAATATTCCAAAGATTCTGAAAAACTTGAGAAGTTAAGATTAGAAGTGTCTGAATCATGCAAGAATGTTATGCGAGAATTTTCTTTAAATCCTGCTGTTGCGACTGCACTTAGACGTGACTTAATTCTTGAAAGTACTGAACAAATTATTACACATCAGGATGCAAAAATTATTGAGGCACTGAAAG AATTAAGAGCGATCATGCTTGAATTGTTACTGACAACACCAGCTGAGGAATCGGATAGATCAAGTTATTTGGATCAAGTTTCGAAAAGGGAAAAGCAAAATTCTACTGTTATAAATAAACTACAGGCACAACTTGATTCTGCAATCGAA GATAAAGAACAAGAGACGAGTAAAAAAACAGAAACAATTCGAAGATTGAAAAATGATTTGTTTCAAATTGAACAATTCTCTGAAGAACATATCAGAAGGACAAAAACAGAATCTGATAAACAACAG GCTTCTGATACCAGGAATAGTGATGCAAAACAATCCAAATTGAAATCAGACATTGATCAAGTTCAGGATCAATTCAGTAGAATGTTGCAAGAGAATAGAGAAGTTGAACAAGGTCTTCGAAAA cgCAAGTACAAAATAGAAACTGAAGTTGAAAACTGGATCCAGAAATACGATCAAGATATGGGTGACAGGCAGAATGAATATGAACAGATAGACAAAGTCTATACTGAAGAGAAGAAACAATTGAG CGAGTTGGAAGAAAAATTCAAGGTATTGGAAGAAgaatacaataaaattatggaaGAGAGAAGGATCGCAAGAGAAAAGAGGGAACAAGAAGAGAGAGAACTTGCTGCAAATATCAAG GCTGCAGTGACCATTCAAGCTTACTTCAGAGCATACAAGGTGAGAAAAGcattgaaaaacaaatcaaagaaGGGAGGAAAGAAAGGAGGAAAAAAGAAAGGAAAGAAATAA
- the LOC120325850 gene encoding splicing factor ESS-2 homolog: protein MALETYNKLTGKRRQQPQVLDEETYTENLERIITRDFFPDHEKLKDQKEYLEAEEKKDFEKMRQIALKFSRKKNQNNPTFTPNTDSTKLPPATFDTPVIDEKMTPSSNLNSKNLGYDKKDVLLNEEDQVKQSDVRDGLNSFLGKYTSEDNESFENIMEKAEQDQRNKYSWLYEAELKHAENTKKMLMLQGGDTNNKMLAITDGSENENKSDLKSTKCNDSESSKPDDSENSSNLKLVPYDDDEERESRTVDTWTYKNKNHLMYYPEGLPNDDVFKKPYEITHSNTRFANDPFKNTLDRTKLVEAAAENARFGVGERVGHDGKAIIPNASPAVNGYGFVATPSPAPGVNMSPVMTWGVVEGTPIRIDGSGTPTPGPSFKFPKESRRDELTYRMVDENTKKNRAKKQAALRQVKESVLAGTPRRVGTIMSSERINTLSPAAKRLVSGNRKLGIASDIRLKASYTPSPSVRSKRGDLTPISKTPTPNTRSKLTPQATGAVSPSITDNLLNIPKKKKKASDFF, encoded by the exons ATGGCATTGGAAACATATAATAAACTGACAGGGAAAAGACGTCAACAACCCCAAGTTTTGGATGAGGAAACATATACAGAG aaTCTTGAAAGAATCATCACCCGTGACTTTTTTCCCGATCATGAGAAATTAAAAGATCAAAAGGAATATCTAGAGGCCGAAGAGAAAAAAGATTTTGAGAAAATGAGACAAATTGCCCTCAAGTTTTCAAGaaagaaaaatcaaaacaatccaaCATTTACTCCAAATACTG ATTCAACGAAACTGCCACCTGCCACATTTGACACTCCTGTAATTGATGAAAAAATGACTCCAAGCTCTAATTTGAATTCAAAAAATCTTGG TTATGATAAGAAAGACGTATTACTGAATGAAGAGGATCAAGTTAAACAATCGGATGTTAGAGATGGTTTGAATTCATTTCTCGGCAAATATACAAGTGAAGATAATGAATCTTTCGAAAATATTATGGAAAA gGCCGAACAAGATCaaagaaataaatattcatgGCTGTATGAAGCAGAATTGAAACATGccgaaaatacaaagaaaatgCTCATGTTACAAGGTGGTGATACGAACAATAAGATGCTGGCAATAACAGATGGGTCTGAAAAT GAAAACAAATCTGATCTAAAATCTACTAAATGCAATGATAGTGAATCTTCAAAACCTGATGACtctgaaaattcatcaaatttaaaattagttCCATATGATGATGATGAAGAAAGAGAATCTCGAACTGTTGATACTTGGACATATAAAAACAAGAATCATCTCATGTATTATCCTGAAG GTTTACCTAATGATGACGTATTCAAAAAGCCTTATGAAATCACACATTCCAACACAAGATTTGCTAACGACCCATTCAAGAATACATTGGATCGTACTAAACTTGTAGAAGCTGCAGCAGAAAATGCTAGATTTGGTGTTGGTGAACGTGTTGGTCATGATGGAAAAGCTATTATTCCTAATGCATCTCCTGCTGTCAATGGATATGGTTTTGTAGCAACGCCATCTCCAgcaccag GTGTGAATATGTCCCCTGTAATGACGTGGGGTGTAGTGGAAGGAACGCCGATCAGAATAGATGGATCTGGAACACCAACACCAGGACCTTCATTCAAATTTCCTAAAGAAAGCAGACGTGATGAACTAACATATAGAATGGTtgatgaaaatacaaaaaagaatAG AGCAAAGAAGCAAGCAGCTCTCCGACAAGTTAAAGAAAGTGTTTTAGCTGGAACACCAAGACGTGTTGGAACAATAATGAGTTCAGAACGAATTAATACTCTTTCACCTGCAGCAAAAAGACTTGTTTCTGGGAATAGAAAACTGGGAATAG CTTCAGATATAAGATTGAAAGCCAGTTACACACCATCTCCTTCTGTTCGAAGTAAGAGAGGAGATTTGACACCAATATCTAAAACACCAACACCCAATACAAGAAGTAAATTAACACCTCAG GCTACAGGTGCTGTTTCACCGTCCATAACTgataatttattgaatataccgaagaagaaaaagaaagcTTCAGACTTTTTCTGA
- the LOC120325851 gene encoding sedoheptulokinase-like isoform X2, protein MTDVLGIDIGTTSVKVVVVSEDNGEPKIFGSKNLCHNANLTSSDNVSHFEQNPTKILTALKECLRLLKEEIGTRITTINTISICGQMHGCVLWNSDDQTSVENDGIYYPCSNLITWQDQRCDSEFILSLPVPEKCVPVSTGFGCATMFWLRKNSPEILSKYNCAGTIMDYVIASLCKLRKPIMSTQNAMSWGYYNFIDRKWNLKILKKNDFPVNFLPDIVNPGNIVGKSQIDWCDIPAGIDITVGLGDMQCSVLSCDPDSSTGVFNLGTAAQLSTILPIQSGIEHYSLKYSATVPSSSICVPYFGDFCLWTSASLNGGAVFEKFASMMHRWTVQFVPSLTMSDVYEKLIDIDSEPATSMTINPTIYGERHDPNKQASVHNISPEDDSISTVSYKLAFGIIRNVFDMFNSGMEERHVKMKTLLAHGTAFEKNALFRKALKQISGVECKFDVVLDGAYGVTRCKKYT, encoded by the exons ATGACTGATGTACTTGGGATTGATATTGGCACCACATCTGTGAAGGTTGTCGTGGTTTCAGAAGATAATGGAGAACCAAAG ATTTTTGGTTCAAAGAATCTGTGTCATAATGCAAATCTAACAAGTTCTGACAATGTATCACACTTTGAACAAAATCCAACCAAGATATTGACAGCATTAAAGGAATGTTTGAGATTGTTGAAAGAAGAAATAGGGACAAGAATAACtacaataaatacaattt CAATATGTGGCCAAATGCATGGCTGTGTGCTGTGGAACAGTGACGATCAGACCAGTGTTGAAAATGATGGAATATATTATCCTTGCTCTAATTTAATAACATGGCAAGATCAGAGGTGTGACTCGGAATTCATTTTATCACTACCTGTTCCAGAAAAATGTGTCCCTGTTTCTACAG GATTTGGATGTGCAACAATGTTTTGGCTGCGAAAAAATTCTCCTGAGATTTTATCAAAATACAATTGTGCTGGAACAATAATGGATTATGTTATTGCAAGTTTGTGCAAACTCAGAAAACCAATAATGTCGACTCAAAATGCAATGAGTTGGGGTTATTACAACTTCATTGATAGGAAGTGGAATTTGAAAAT ATTGAAGAAAAATGACTTTCCTGTAAATTTCTTACCAGACATTGTAAATCCAGGCAACATTGTTGGAAAGTCACAAATAGATTGGTGTGATATACCGGCTGGTATAGATATTACTGTTGGGCTTGGTGACATGCAGTGTTCTGTGCTTTCCTGTGATCCAGATTCCTCGACTGGtg TTTTCAACCTTGGCACAGCAGCTCAACTTTCTACAATACTGCCAATCCAATCGGGAATTGAACATTATAGTTTAAAATATTCTGCAACCGTACCTTCATCATCTATTTGTGTACCTTACTTTGGGGATTTTTGCTTGTGGACTTCGGCATCATTAAATGGTGGGGcagtatttgaaaaatttgcaaGTATGATGCATAGGTGGACAGTACAATTTGTACCATCACTTACTATGAGTGATGTATATGAAAAACTTATTGACATTGATAGTG AGCCTGCAACAAGTATGACAATTAATCCAACTATATATGGTGAAAGACATGATCCAAATAAACAAGCTTCTGTACATAACATCAGTCCAGAAGATGACTCCATTTCAACTGTTTCTTATAAACTAGCATTTGGCATTATAAGGAATGTATTTGACATGTTTAACAGTG GTATGGAAGAAAGACATGTTAAAATGAAAACGCTATTGGCGCATGGAACtgcttttgaaaaaaatgctttATTCAGAAAAGCTTTGAAACAAATTTCAGGTGTAGAATGCAAGTTTGATGTAGTATTGGATGGAGCTTATGGTGTTACACGATGCAAGAAATACACTTGA
- the LOC120325851 gene encoding sedoheptulokinase-like isoform X1 — MTDVLGIDIGTTSVKVVVVSEDNGEPKIFGSKNLCHNANLTSSDNVSHFEQNPTKILTALKECLRLLKEEIGTRITTINTISICGQMHGCVLWNSDDQTSVENDGIYYPCSNLITWQDQRCDSEFILSLPVPEKCVPVSTGFGCATMFWLRKNSPEILSKYNCAGTIMDYVIASLCKLRKPIMSTQNAMSWGYYNFIDRKWNLKILKKNDFPVNFLPDIVNPGNIVGKSQIDWCDIPAGIDITVGLGDMQCSVLSCDPDSSTGVFNLGTAAQLSTILPIQSGIEHYSLKYSATVPSSSICVPYFGDFCLWTSASLNGGAVFEKFASMMHRWTVQFVPSLTMSDVYEKLIDIDSDAEPATSMTINPTIYGERHDPNKQASVHNISPEDDSISTVSYKLAFGIIRNVFDMFNSGMEERHVKMKTLLAHGTAFEKNALFRKALKQISGVECKFDVVLDGAYGVTRCKKYT; from the exons ATGACTGATGTACTTGGGATTGATATTGGCACCACATCTGTGAAGGTTGTCGTGGTTTCAGAAGATAATGGAGAACCAAAG ATTTTTGGTTCAAAGAATCTGTGTCATAATGCAAATCTAACAAGTTCTGACAATGTATCACACTTTGAACAAAATCCAACCAAGATATTGACAGCATTAAAGGAATGTTTGAGATTGTTGAAAGAAGAAATAGGGACAAGAATAACtacaataaatacaattt CAATATGTGGCCAAATGCATGGCTGTGTGCTGTGGAACAGTGACGATCAGACCAGTGTTGAAAATGATGGAATATATTATCCTTGCTCTAATTTAATAACATGGCAAGATCAGAGGTGTGACTCGGAATTCATTTTATCACTACCTGTTCCAGAAAAATGTGTCCCTGTTTCTACAG GATTTGGATGTGCAACAATGTTTTGGCTGCGAAAAAATTCTCCTGAGATTTTATCAAAATACAATTGTGCTGGAACAATAATGGATTATGTTATTGCAAGTTTGTGCAAACTCAGAAAACCAATAATGTCGACTCAAAATGCAATGAGTTGGGGTTATTACAACTTCATTGATAGGAAGTGGAATTTGAAAAT ATTGAAGAAAAATGACTTTCCTGTAAATTTCTTACCAGACATTGTAAATCCAGGCAACATTGTTGGAAAGTCACAAATAGATTGGTGTGATATACCGGCTGGTATAGATATTACTGTTGGGCTTGGTGACATGCAGTGTTCTGTGCTTTCCTGTGATCCAGATTCCTCGACTGGtg TTTTCAACCTTGGCACAGCAGCTCAACTTTCTACAATACTGCCAATCCAATCGGGAATTGAACATTATAGTTTAAAATATTCTGCAACCGTACCTTCATCATCTATTTGTGTACCTTACTTTGGGGATTTTTGCTTGTGGACTTCGGCATCATTAAATGGTGGGGcagtatttgaaaaatttgcaaGTATGATGCATAGGTGGACAGTACAATTTGTACCATCACTTACTATGAGTGATGTATATGAAAAACTTATTGACATTGATAGTG atgcAGAGCCTGCAACAAGTATGACAATTAATCCAACTATATATGGTGAAAGACATGATCCAAATAAACAAGCTTCTGTACATAACATCAGTCCAGAAGATGACTCCATTTCAACTGTTTCTTATAAACTAGCATTTGGCATTATAAGGAATGTATTTGACATGTTTAACAGTG GTATGGAAGAAAGACATGTTAAAATGAAAACGCTATTGGCGCATGGAACtgcttttgaaaaaaatgctttATTCAGAAAAGCTTTGAAACAAATTTCAGGTGTAGAATGCAAGTTTGATGTAGTATTGGATGGAGCTTATGGTGTTACACGATGCAAGAAATACACTTGA
- the LOC120325851 gene encoding sedoheptulokinase-like isoform X3, translating into MHGCVLWNSDDQTSVENDGIYYPCSNLITWQDQRCDSEFILSLPVPEKCVPVSTGFGCATMFWLRKNSPEILSKYNCAGTIMDYVIASLCKLRKPIMSTQNAMSWGYYNFIDRKWNLKILKKNDFPVNFLPDIVNPGNIVGKSQIDWCDIPAGIDITVGLGDMQCSVLSCDPDSSTGVFNLGTAAQLSTILPIQSGIEHYSLKYSATVPSSSICVPYFGDFCLWTSASLNGGAVFEKFASMMHRWTVQFVPSLTMSDVYEKLIDIDSDAEPATSMTINPTIYGERHDPNKQASVHNISPEDDSISTVSYKLAFGIIRNVFDMFNSGMEERHVKMKTLLAHGTAFEKNALFRKALKQISGVECKFDVVLDGAYGVTRCKKYT; encoded by the exons ATGCATGGCTGTGTGCTGTGGAACAGTGACGATCAGACCAGTGTTGAAAATGATGGAATATATTATCCTTGCTCTAATTTAATAACATGGCAAGATCAGAGGTGTGACTCGGAATTCATTTTATCACTACCTGTTCCAGAAAAATGTGTCCCTGTTTCTACAG GATTTGGATGTGCAACAATGTTTTGGCTGCGAAAAAATTCTCCTGAGATTTTATCAAAATACAATTGTGCTGGAACAATAATGGATTATGTTATTGCAAGTTTGTGCAAACTCAGAAAACCAATAATGTCGACTCAAAATGCAATGAGTTGGGGTTATTACAACTTCATTGATAGGAAGTGGAATTTGAAAAT ATTGAAGAAAAATGACTTTCCTGTAAATTTCTTACCAGACATTGTAAATCCAGGCAACATTGTTGGAAAGTCACAAATAGATTGGTGTGATATACCGGCTGGTATAGATATTACTGTTGGGCTTGGTGACATGCAGTGTTCTGTGCTTTCCTGTGATCCAGATTCCTCGACTGGtg TTTTCAACCTTGGCACAGCAGCTCAACTTTCTACAATACTGCCAATCCAATCGGGAATTGAACATTATAGTTTAAAATATTCTGCAACCGTACCTTCATCATCTATTTGTGTACCTTACTTTGGGGATTTTTGCTTGTGGACTTCGGCATCATTAAATGGTGGGGcagtatttgaaaaatttgcaaGTATGATGCATAGGTGGACAGTACAATTTGTACCATCACTTACTATGAGTGATGTATATGAAAAACTTATTGACATTGATAGTG atgcAGAGCCTGCAACAAGTATGACAATTAATCCAACTATATATGGTGAAAGACATGATCCAAATAAACAAGCTTCTGTACATAACATCAGTCCAGAAGATGACTCCATTTCAACTGTTTCTTATAAACTAGCATTTGGCATTATAAGGAATGTATTTGACATGTTTAACAGTG GTATGGAAGAAAGACATGTTAAAATGAAAACGCTATTGGCGCATGGAACtgcttttgaaaaaaatgctttATTCAGAAAAGCTTTGAAACAAATTTCAGGTGTAGAATGCAAGTTTGATGTAGTATTGGATGGAGCTTATGGTGTTACACGATGCAAGAAATACACTTGA
- the LOC120325853 gene encoding sulfotransferase ssu-1-like — protein MERRACSMPVYTYVSHSSVDGMYAIPSVTTQKSFDAAISYQARAGDIFLCTYPKCGTTWVQTALLGMKYGRPLAKNEKLDIMFPHLELDGIDAVENVEDPPRMIKTHLLFDMTPWNPQSKYICVVRNPKDCFASYFYHTIGFTYLYHYEDGKFDDFFELLIIGKVDFGDFFDFATRWWAMSNEKSNVLYVLYEDLKYDPHGEFLKIAQFLGDEWAEKVTKNGNELLDAIVNFTSFKNMSQRNYHTQRPAELPFFRKGVIGDWKNLLTKSQSERVDEKMEQSGKKYPGFNKLWDKYAEDLK, from the exons ATGGAGCGTCGTGCATGCAGTATGCCAGTTTACACATATGTGTCTCACTCATCTGTAGATGGTATGTACGCTATTCCATCAGTAACAACGCAAAAAAGTTTTGACGCTGCAATATCCTACCAAGCTCGGGCTGGAGATATTTTTCTTTGTACATATCCTAAATGTGGGACAACATGGGTCCAGACTGCACTATTGGGAATGAAATATGGACGACCCTTAGCAAAAAATGAGAAGTTGGACATCATGTTTCCCCACCTTGAATTAGATGGTATAGATGCCGTTGAAAATGTAGAAGACCCCCCACGAATGATAAAAACACATCTCTTGTTCGATATGACACCATGGAATCCacaatcaaaatatatatgtgtaG TTAGAAACCCCAAAGATTGCTTTGCTTCGTACTTCTATCACACTATTGGATTTACGTATTTATACCACTACGAGGATGGGAAATTCGATGATTTCTTTGAACTACTGATCATTGGGAAAGTTGATTTTGGAGACTTTTTTGATTTTGCAACAAGGTGGTGGGCCATGAGCAACGAGAAGTCAAATGTTTTGTACGTCTTATACGAAGATCTGAAGTACGATCCTCATGG GGAATTTCTGAAAATTGCGCAGTTTCTGGGAGACGAATGGGCCGAAAAGGTTAcgaaaaatggaaatgaactTTTGGATGCGATTGTGAACTTCACCAGTTTCAAGAATATGTCACAGAGAAATTAC CATACCCAAAGGCCGGCTGAATTACCTTTCTTCCGTAAAGGTGTCATCGGTGATTGGAaaaatttattaacaaaatCACAAAGCGAGAGAGTGGATGAAAAGATGGAACAAAGTGGTAAAAAATATCCAGGATTTAATAAATTATGGGATAAATATGCTGAAGATCTAAAATGA